One region of Duncaniella freteri genomic DNA includes:
- a CDS encoding NAD(P)H-hydrate dehydratase codes for MKIFSTENIRKIDRVTIEEEGVSSQELIRRVAEAVTSEIVAHWSPSTPVVIFAGSGNNGADALVVGRMLLEAGFYPRILLFNFHGDSLSRDCRQAKHDLLATGYQGLVEIIDRAELPTLTPEHLVVDGLFGSGLREPLEGGFMMLARVISESGATVISIDVPSGMFGDWNARVIGRNVVHANLTIAVQFPRLAFFLSDNADLVGRWKVIDIGLSERAILNTPTKYFYVERDEVSAVLKSRKPFSSKADYGHALLFSGCYGMTGAAVMAARGALRSGVGKLTVHSARAAFPVLQGQVPEALFSPDRQDYVISDMSARFNCSAIGVGPGIGTNDATRGALETLIKSYKRPLVIDADALNAIAQNQSLLDHIAPGSILTPHAGEFDRIFGAQTSAEGRLLKAIEVSHRYKILIVLKGHYTATVRPDGKVFFNSSGTPAMATAGSGDVLTGIITSLLAQGYKPESASVAGVYIHGLAGEIAADTHGEYGTTGMDIADAVGRAIKVIME; via the coding sequence ATGAAGATATTTAGCACTGAAAATATACGCAAGATCGACCGTGTCACCATCGAAGAGGAGGGGGTGAGCTCTCAGGAGCTTATCCGCCGTGTCGCCGAGGCTGTCACGAGTGAGATTGTGGCACATTGGAGCCCCTCGACTCCCGTGGTGATTTTTGCCGGTTCTGGCAATAATGGCGCGGATGCCCTTGTGGTAGGTCGTATGTTGCTTGAGGCTGGGTTCTATCCGCGCATACTGCTTTTCAACTTCCATGGAGATTCTTTGTCAAGAGATTGCCGTCAGGCGAAGCATGATCTTCTCGCTACCGGCTATCAAGGGCTCGTAGAGATCATTGACCGTGCCGAACTTCCAACGCTCACTCCAGAGCATCTTGTGGTTGACGGTCTGTTCGGCTCAGGGCTTAGGGAGCCTTTGGAAGGTGGATTTATGATGCTTGCTCGTGTCATCAGCGAGTCAGGGGCAACAGTCATATCCATAGATGTGCCCTCGGGAATGTTTGGCGACTGGAATGCGCGTGTGATAGGGCGCAATGTGGTTCATGCCAACCTCACTATTGCCGTTCAGTTCCCTCGTCTCGCATTTTTCCTCAGTGATAATGCCGATCTTGTGGGCCGGTGGAAAGTAATTGATATCGGTCTGAGCGAACGTGCCATACTGAATACCCCCACCAAGTATTTCTATGTTGAGCGCGATGAGGTGAGTGCCGTGCTGAAATCCCGCAAGCCGTTTTCGTCAAAAGCCGATTATGGTCACGCTCTCCTGTTTTCAGGATGTTACGGAATGACCGGTGCTGCGGTCATGGCTGCACGCGGGGCATTGCGTAGCGGTGTCGGCAAGCTTACTGTGCATAGTGCGCGTGCGGCATTCCCGGTTCTTCAGGGACAGGTTCCGGAAGCATTGTTCTCTCCTGACCGTCAGGATTATGTAATATCCGATATGTCAGCCCGATTCAATTGCTCTGCTATCGGCGTAGGTCCGGGAATCGGCACAAACGATGCAACACGCGGAGCTTTAGAAACACTGATAAAGAGCTATAAACGTCCTCTTGTGATTGATGCCGACGCTCTGAATGCCATAGCGCAGAATCAGTCGCTTCTTGATCATATAGCTCCGGGCTCGATACTCACACCTCACGCCGGGGAGTTTGACAGGATATTCGGCGCACAGACTTCTGCCGAGGGAAGGCTACTCAAAGCTATAGAGGTGTCGCATCGCTATAAGATCCTTATAGTCCTTAAAGGGCATTATACAGCTACAGTGCGCCCCGACGGCAAAGTGTTCTTCAACTCTTCCGGAACCCCTGCGATGGCAACTGCCGGTAGCGGAGATGTGCTCACCGGTATCATAACTTCGTTGCTTGCACAAGGGTACAAACCGGAGTCAGCCTCAGTGGCAGGGGTGTATATCCATGGGCTTGCCGGAGAGATTGCCGCTGATACTCATGGTGAATACGGAACCACCGGAATGGATATTGCCGATGCTGTGGGACGTGCCATAAAAGTAATAATGGAATAA